ctttcttttggtaggttccatgtttttataggactagaacataatattctgtgggccttgcaaaatcagacgGAATCCAGTAagacagctgggagcgaacgggattgctctgtgaaaatggctgggagtgactgagtaaagaagaaaacaatgtgtttgttttttttgtgttttttttctaaacgttTGAGGACGCCCGTGTTTGCCGAACGGCGAGTTCCACCCTGTGCACATGCACAAAATGAAGTTACAATGTGGCACTTTGTGACATTGTGCAATATTTGTCCACTTCCTCAGGTTTTCACTTCCTCCAGGTTACTAATTCATTCACTTTTTAAATCGGGTGCTGGAAAAAATGGGATAGATATACACTCATCCAAAAACCATAGTCGTGGAAAGAGCGGCACTGCATACGTGAAATAATAATGAGTACCTCAACAACTGTGTCAGTCGAAATGAGCTTCATTATATTTGTAAAAGTGGAATTTTTAACAAAGCTCTTGTAAAGGATTTCATTGGCTAGTGCAGGTAAAATGAATTTTTCAGTGGGTCCACGCATGTGCGCACAGCTCTGAATATTCAGCTCTGTTCCTTCTTCTCACTCTAACATAACATTCCAAGTTCATTTATAATCCTCTTTTTCAGCACGAAAAAAAACCCTGCAGTTACCCTAAAATCCTCCTCTCATGTGTGACTTATGAATAAGAAagatttgtttgtgtgcgtaAGGCAATAACACCGTGACGTGCATTTATTTAAGAGTGTACGTCAACAGGATGAATGAAACGAACGGCCAAATGAATGAAGTTAGATACGAGAGCGAGTAAGGTCCAAGAAGACGCCGTTTTTCGTTGTTGTATTATGACTTCTCTTTGGAGCTTGTGTCAACAACACCAAGTTGAAGGAGGGTGTGGGTGATCATGTGGACTTCAACGTTTGAAAATGCTTGACCTGCTGACCACCGACTCTCACTCAGATTCAGTGAGCACAACAAGGCCCAAGAAGTTGACTGAAAAACTTGTTCTTGTCATCTATTATTTCTACGGTCGATGCCGACGTGACACCGCGTCTGGACGAACACGATTGTGGCCAGGATTTCAACTCGGACCCAGGACATTTGGACCTCCAGTTTGACCTGGAAAGCTTCACTGAGCAGTCAGCTCCAAGGTCCCCCATTCAGTTATCAACAAGTCAACACGGCCAATTTCTAATCTATTGCCACAGGGAGGTAAGTCACGTTTGTTTTATGCAATTTTAGAAAATTGAACTACAAACAGAAATGATTTAACTAGAAACtggaaagaataataactaAATGTTTATGTCAAGTCAACCTGAAAAAAGCTCAAAAAGATGATTTTTATGATAAAATAAGTCATTATCATGTTGTGAATGTGATTATTACAGGAACTAGTGGGATCTTCAGGGTGTGAACCGTACCATTGTGAAAGCCCCAGACTGGGTACGGAGTTTTTCTCAATTGCTATTACAACTGTAGGCTACTTAGTGAGTTACAAATATAAAACTTGAGAGTATAAATGTTTGgccaggtaaaaaaaatgtgccctAGTCTTCCAGTGGAATAATGGCTACTTTAAAGAAAACCTGTTTGATTATGTCTTCAACTGTTATCCACATCTATTCCAATTGATTTTGAAATTGAAACTCTTTGCAATTGTGCAGTAGCACTTTTAAAATCTTCAGTTCATATTCTGTCTGAGATTTAGCTGTTACAGAGGGTCATCAGTTGACAAGAGGTTCGTTTTAGTCGTTTATCTGGACCCTAAACCCCGTTTATTTCAGTTGCTTTGATGCCGCATTATTTGTTCGCGTCCAAACACCTGCTTGAGGGCATCGTCAAATGTCCaaatgattgtttgttttttttatctgtattTGTGCCGTTTGGATAAACTTCTTCAAAAGTGAGTGAATGGAAGTGGGTGGGAGGGAATGACTAAGGTGGGACAAGGTGGGATGGACtaatgtgtgtgggtgggtggggtCCTTGGCGTTAGAACCTTCACTAGCTTGCCTCAGAGCCAGCAGCTTcattcacacacacagaaaacaaAAGCTTAGAAAAAGGGCAGAGGGAAGGACTGGAGATAGAAAACAAGCATCACGGAACAGCAGGCACAAAGAGGTAATTCCCATTGCTTTATCAACAAGTAAATGTACTGCATGTGGTTGAACATGCTCGCCATCGCTGAATCCTGTTGCTACATGGATATAACGTGTGTCTTTAAAGCAGACAAAGAAGATGAGGAGAGTCATCCCGTCGTCCAAAACGTGGAAACGCTGATGGATATGATGCAAGCCTGCCAGGACGCTGTGACAACGAGCAGGTGGGTAGCGTGTTTgtgcacttttttcccccaagcatCTGTTTATACGGAATTACAAACACTTGCGTACACAAACGCAAATGCGTGTACAGTTAACACACAGCAGCACCACCATGACTGGAATTGTCAACAAGTGCCTCCTACTTTGACATCAGCATGAGAATGGTGACTTCTCGGGTTACACTGGCAGAATTGTACGCAGCCACCCGTCAATGTGTCCAGAGGACAACCTGTTCTCCCCAAACAGGTTAGAAACAGAAAGACAGGGGGGAATGAATCAGCCCCATTGTCTTTTACATGAAGCCTCGCTTTTGGATCAAGTCCAGGTTATCCAAGGAGACAAAAAGTTCTTTGAACCGGTTTCTATATTTCTAGAcgtagagatagatagatagatagatggaaggGATGAGTCTTTTGCTTTTATATCCACCTCAACATCACCATCTGTTTGTCATTAGAAGTAATGTACAGTAGCAATCCGGCTCTAAACATGGATAACTATTTAAACTCCCATCTGTGTCCACATAATCTTTTTTTCAGGGCAACGTTGCCAAGCTTGGGCAATAATTACAGGTACCAGAGCCATTTGGATCCTGTTCCTTCTTCAGGGCAGCTGGCTCAGACAAGCAACCGATTGCCTGTACCTCCAACACACAGGTACACAACACAGCGGAACGAGGGTACAGGGATAGACTAGCTTTTGAAACTTGGTTTTGACTCATTTTCTGGACTCGAGAGGGACTTAACTAAAGGCAAATACTAATGCAAGCAATTACATGTCTAGAGAGCTAATCAAGGTCTACTTTTACAACTTTATTACGATGTAACCAACTTTTGTAGACTATTGTTAGTTTGAACAGTTATCAAATCCACAGCCTCTAATTCTTTATTTCAAGCCAGTGAGATCCTATTTGTCCTTGCAATAACCATCATTCATACAAAACATGCGCTCAGGACTGCCTAGCTAGCGCGACACGAGACAAAACGTCAATTGAAACTCACCTTCTTGTGTTTCTGACAGGCAGAGAAGAAGAAGTGTGGTGAATTCATCTCCATCCTCCTTAGGGCTGATATCCGTAGCAGAACCGAACAAGCTCAGCCAATCCGCTCCAAACATCATGGAACCACTACTGCGTGCCAACTATGTGCTTCAGGCCCGGGCACACATTCAAACACGTATGGACAACATATAGATAGTTTGTTTGTTACAAGTTGAGTTTTCCAATTAGGTTTCAAAAAATGTATATCATGAATTGTAATTTGTAAAATATCGTGTGTATGCAGGACTGGGCTCTCACGAAATGTTAAGTCAACAAAAGGTGGGGTTCAAACAGCAACTGGCTATTTACCATATTCCATATTTGTAGCCACTGTCCCGAATTTTTGTTTATACATTCTCTGTCGTTACAACAGGGTCCCATACTGGCTCTGCAACCAGCTTCACCTCTCCGGACACCCAAGCAACTGGCACCACTGGACCTCAGGCGAAGAGACAACTCTACTGCAATAGCGCTAAAGCACAGTGTTCCTTTGAAACCCATCAGCAAGAGCCCAATTTTCAGGACCCATATTAGGCGGCAATTTTCATGGGGCACCCCACATACCAGCTCGCTCACCACAAGGGGTGGCAGTGAAGACAGCGGGTCCAGCACCAGCAGCCAGAGTTCTACTGATCTGGACGATGAGGATTACCAAAGGGAAAACATTCACTTGATGTTCACTGAGGCCAAACATCCTGAAGACACAGAGTTCTTCAATGGGAAGACGGGACCGAGTTTAAAACCTCAGTCACAAAGCTGTTCCATTACAGAGATCCACAAGTCAACAAGCATACAGAGAACAGAGCCTGTGAGCTGTCAGAGTTTGACAAATTGCAGCCACGCAAGGCAGGATTACAGCACAAGCCCAAGAAGAGAGACAGTGAAACACAAAACACTAAACTCGACAAAGTGTAACAATAATGGCTGCACAAAGACTGATAAGCAAGCAGATACAACAATTAAGGGTTACTTAGCTAATGATCCAGTAACTGCAAAAGATTTCGAGACAGATGAGGTGATTTCTTGTAAAACAGAGGGTGCCAAGTTAAATAACAGCCCTGCTTTCCTACAAAGCCCATTAAAATGTCCAATTAACAACCAATGCACGGATCTCAAGCGAGCAAAAGTGAAGAAAGCAATAAAGCCTGCCCAAAATGCGGCAAAAGAGTCCAGTCCAAACTCTGAACTGAGGACAAACCTGCCCATTAGCGGAATTGGACACAAAGACAGAAATGTCTTTAGCCTGAATAAGCCCCCTAAAAAACACTTTCTGCCCAATCAAACCAGAGATAATACTGGAAGAAACCCTGAACAAATTGTGACTGAACAGGTTAAGGACTATTTGGTTAACTCCAAGCTCAAATCGGTTAAGATTGGTAGAATCTCTAACACCTCCTTACCAAGGAAGAGAGGTACTGTTAGTGTACACAGCAGAAAGGCAAATCCTGACAAGTTGTGCACTAACCAAGCACAACAGTGCCCAACAGCCAGAGAACTGAAGAGCGTGCGGCAGCTCAACAGTCCAGATGTCGCTGGGATACAAAGATCGAAATCTGCCGTGGACTGCATCACATaccaagacatgtttacaacCATTCAAAGTGAGAGTGGAGGACCGGCTATTTATGAGATGTTTGCTGGTCCCATCTACGATAATCTTCGAAATCCAGTCAGCTGTGAGGACAAACACTTGCAGTCTGCTCTTTCCGGGAAGTCGCAAGAAAAACGTACAGTCAAATACAGATCCTTGAAACAAGTGCAGACAAAGATGAGAAGAAGCCCAACAGAGACTACTGTGGTTGCAACTAAAGGCAAAGCAAAACTTATATCCTCACGGACAAAAGCTTGCCTCACACATGCAACAAAACCGGCACACAAAAGGAACAGCAGTAAACCTGAGACGACAGTTTTCGTGAATGACGGTGTGATATGTAATAACACTTTAGAAATTGAAGATCCAACGTTATCTAGCATAGAGGAAGATATTTCTGGACTGAACTcagaaacaataaaaacagatgAAAAATCTGTGCGGTTTACATGTAGAACTATGGAAGAAAGAACTTTAAATTCAGCAGCTATCACAAATCTGCTAGGGAGCAGAAATCAAACAACTACTGAGTCATCACAAAACAGCCAAATACCAATAATTGAAACTCAGAAACCTTATCACAGTAGTGACCAAACTGTTACGTCACCAGTTTATCAGAAGTTTCTGAATGGTGTGGGGGATGGGCCACTTACAGATGACTTGCTGCAATGTCTGGCTGAAGAGTTGATCTCATTGGATGAGAAAGATATTACTACTGGCCGATGTCCCCCAAACCTGGAGAACCAAAAAGAAGACAATCACACATTAGAAAGCAAATCTGGGGTAAATCTGAACATAAATACATGACTGGCAAATGAACTCAGATTCGGAATTTTTAAATCTCTCTTTTAATTCAGGTTATGTTAACGGACTTGACTGCCTTGCATGGTTCCGGGCTAGGTGACGCTATTTCGTGGACTAAGGGTGAAGTCCTTGGCCGTGGAGCCTACGGGACAGTAAGTCTATCAAGATTACTTGTCCTATTTCCACCTCTGCCTACGTTTAGACCAGGGTAGGCAACCCTGGTCCCGGAGAGCCGCAGTCCTGccggttttagatgtttccctcctccaacacaggtgaggatcattatcagactTCTTCAGAACTTCCAGGTGACATCTAAAACACGCAGGACTGCCTCTCTCGAGGAGCAGGGTCGCCTACCCCTTGTTTAGACCTTGTCCCAACTTCCCAAGTGAAAAATTAACGAACCTGGTCTTGGGGCAGACCGTGCAATACTTCCCTTTGAATCGTAAAGAAGTTGGTACAGTTTTGGATTATCTTAATGATAAAGAGCATGACGGTAGATGGAAACCCTTTCTCAGAGTGGAAGCTGGTATTACCATATGTCCAAGAACGTTTGTCCATGATGCATGACAAACATTGCTTTTCTTACCAGGTATACTGCGGCTTGACCAACCAAGGCCAGTTAATAGCTGTGAAGCAGGTGACTCTGGATTCCTCCGACCCAGAGACCGCAAGGAGAGAGTATAGTCGTCTTCAGGAGGAAGTCGAGCTGCTCAAAATCCTGAGCCACGCCAATATTGTGGGTTTCCTCGGGACCTCCCTTTATCAGCACATGGTTTCCATCTTCATGGAGTACATCCCAGGGGGATCCATTGCGAGCATTCTGCACAGGTCAGTCAAATACTGTAGCACAAGAACAAACAAGGTCTCGGTCTCTCTCACACCTTGAACTTCTTCTCCTGGGCTCAGATTTGGTCCACTGCCAGAGCGTGTCCTGGCATTGTACACCTACCAGATCGTGGAAGGGGTGGCCTACCTTCACCAAAACAGCGTCATTCACCGTGACTTGAAGGGAAACAATGTCATGTTGATGCCCACCGGAGTCATCAAGCTCATAGACTTTGGTTGCGCACGCCGCATCAGTCGTGTAAGCCACACCAGCAGTGGGGATGTGCTCAAGTCTGTTCATGGTACACCTTACTGGATGGCTCCAGAGGTAGTTAAAGTAGAccacacccgtcaccatgggcgggccataggggtccgtgcctGCCCAACTTGAgttgaggcatggatctctaaaatggttatcctttttttattattatatttttccattcattcggtttAGCACTCTTATATCCGAGTGTCAATAAACACAACACAGGTCTCGTGGTGTCGGAGGTATATTACGTTTGTGTTggctgcttcagttcattgcttctaatgctcgccACTCGCCGAATTGTCCTTGTTTTTGGCGTCGGCTACGGCCAACAGTGGCCATTTGTACaagtaacgttttctggcggcattcttgcaagatgtcacaatatgaagaaatagtggtatggttttgtttgattgatagccagtcttatctgcaacagccatcacagtcttactgaaaataatgctaggtATGCCTTATGCTGACTTATACACATAcgcgacaaatatgtcaatgttggcgtgcaatgcaaaagtcatgtacattttgtacaagtgaagctgcaagtttctgaggacgctggcgcacaagacaagtgaggagggacatactacaaactactttcgtgtcggcaactaaagagtcactttaaaaaaaaacttaaaaaaaactacggGACCCACATATCATTTGCGCATCTacaatgaggtaggattttgctttccttttttctttttaattctgctgcagacaccgttcaaacaggtggcccgttcgaagcaatatgtcagcacatccgccctattggatgcggcaattgtatttgccattacatcggcaaaaatagtaagattgactttgaatgggacaatataatcaaaggtaataataattcctttttaatccaatgagttgtggcttgatgatacatctccaaggagaaacagaaggaggcatctttacaaatagcttcactttgcctcatctaATATGGCTATGGCGTCAACGTACCCACGACGCCACCGCagtctactttatgtgtgtgtactgtaaatgcggtctatgataatactgtcagcgggcgccattcaatggatagatgcacgacagtgctacataaatgtatccaaatatattgggcaagttgatgctgtcagtatggtattcagaataattgggcccgcccatgcatttcatgtgccccccttaagcctgggttctggtgacgggtctgaagTAGACCATGATCCATTTAAGTACTATTGGATTAAAATAACACCAAGTCATGTCACACTCCACAGGTTATCACAGAGACAGGGTATGGCAGAAAATCTGATATATGGAGTGTGGGTTGCACCGTCTTTGAAATGGCGACAGGGAAACCCCCTCTAGCGCACATGGACAAGATAGCTGCCTTGTTCTATATTGGGGCCAAAAGAGGATTGATGCCATCTCTCCCTGAGGGATTCTCAGACGGTGCCAAAGACTTTGTCAACATTTGCTTGACGAGGTGAGAAGTTTCATTATTCCACATGTAGAATAACGTTTGATGAAAATTACGAGATTAATTAAATGTATATTCTCTAGTGACCAGAGATTGCGGCCATCTGCAGACCAACTGCTCCAACATTCATTTATTCCAAGGAACAGGAATGGGTTtgcctcgtgtaaagcacagaGAAATCACTTCTGTGGTCATCCAGATGGATTATGTGGTTAACAAGCTTCAGCatattgctgcattcgaggatggttggaagtcggacttttcagagttcaaaccaggaagtgtgtacgggaacgcccccttgaactcggaaattgcacttgcgaagtcggaaaaaaaaaaggaccccgacttcaacgacggactacaagtgacgttactctacaatggcgaccacagaccgtgaatggtaaaacaatttacttgagtataaaactaggtagctttctttcattcataaatattcaacatgaaatggatggatagaataggtcgcttgcacatgtcgtcacttccgcctcggatttctcgtagtcgccatgctgggtggcctccatttacgtagcgattcggtctaacacgtatctatcacgtttgttttctgcgtttaaaatggtacattgttgctgcatcgttggctgttcgaacaaagccaagggggaaaatggtcggtcttttttccgaattccgaaaataattaggaaccagggcctggagacagaggagtgcggactccggagggaagtcgttactttgggctcgtgtgtgcagcgatcactttgtgagcggtaagcttgtttacctttatttaatgcatgaggattaataacgtttcgaccgcccatatatgggcaagttgcttatgttttggattcatgagcaagcaagttcggtagtacaagctggctagcggacgttagccgaaagctaacatcgaacattttcacccaagtagtgccagtgcaaagtgtttactgctgaaattggattgattagtcttgggcttttaatgccgataacatgtttttttggtggcaaaatgtaaacttggaaaaaaaaagagacagaaggggctgatgcaagaaaacagacccccggtagcctacatatcatgctaaagaacttattcacggccaccctactgcggtaaaataaccagtctttccatattttatttgtttatatatttgtttattttaacaggtcgccctgcgcccgtttttctgtccaatcatcccgactgtgctccaacattaaagttgggtcccaagttacaacatctatgtctcagcccagtcggtgccaagatatgaacgtgcacaggagagacaagcaaagaaaagacgactcgaagtggcagagattgttgcagttatgcagccagatggctccagtaacctgtaccctcaagtactgctgacatcattgactctg
The Festucalex cinctus isolate MCC-2025b chromosome 11, RoL_Fcin_1.0, whole genome shotgun sequence DNA segment above includes these coding regions:
- the map3k19 gene encoding uncharacterized protein map3k19, whose product is MDMMQACQDAVTTSRATLPSLGNNYRYQSHLDPVPSSGQLAQTSNRLPVPPTHRQRRRSVVNSSPSSLGLISVAEPNKLSQSAPNIMEPLLRANYVLQARAHIQTRLGSHEMLSQQKGPILALQPASPLRTPKQLAPLDLRRRDNSTAIALKHSVPLKPISKSPIFRTHIRRQFSWGTPHTSSLTTRGGSEDSGSSTSSQSSTDLDDEDYQRENIHLMFTEAKHPEDTEFFNGKTGPSLKPQSQSCSITEIHKSTSIQRTEPVSCQSLTNCSHARQDYSTSPRRETVKHKTLNSTKCNNNGCTKTDKQADTTIKGYLANDPVTAKDFETDEVISCKTEGAKLNNSPAFLQSPLKCPINNQCTDLKRAKVKKAIKPAQNAAKESSPNSELRTNLPISGIGHKDRNVFSLNKPPKKHFLPNQTRDNTGRNPEQIVTEQVKDYLVNSKLKSVKIGRISNTSLPRKRGTVSVHSRKANPDKLCTNQAQQCPTARELKSVRQLNSPDVAGIQRSKSAVDCITYQDMFTTIQSESGGPAIYEMFAGPIYDNLRNPVSCEDKHLQSALSGKSQEKRTVKYRSLKQVQTKMRRSPTETTVVATKGKAKLISSRTKACLTHATKPAHKRNSSKPETTVFVNDGVICNNTLEIEDPTLSSIEEDISGLNSETIKTDEKSVRFTCRTMEERTLNSAAITNLLGSRNQTTTESSQNSQIPIIETQKPYHSSDQTVTSPVYQKFLNGVGDGPLTDDLLQCLAEELISLDEKDITTGRCPPNLENQKEDNHTLESKSGVMLTDLTALHGSGLGDAISWTKGEVLGRGAYGTVYCGLTNQGQLIAVKQVTLDSSDPETARREYSRLQEEVELLKILSHANIVGFLGTSLYQHMVSIFMEYIPGGSIASILHRFGPLPERVLALYTYQIVEGVAYLHQNSVIHRDLKGNNVMLMPTGVIKLIDFGCARRISRVSHTSSGDVLKSVHGTPYWMAPEVITETGYGRKSDIWSVGCTVFEMATGKPPLAHMDKIAALFYIGAKRGLMPSLPEGFSDGAKDFVNICLTSDQRLRPSADQLLQHSFIPRNRNGFASCKAQRNHFCGHPDGLCG